A segment of the Streptomyces pactum genome:
AGTCCGCGTCCGCGCCGAGCCCGTGCACGCCGATCTCCGTGCCGCCGGGCCCGCCCACCAGGGCGTCGCAGCACGCGGTGAACGCGTCGGCCCAGCGCCGGGTGAGGAATCCGAGCCGGTCGGCGCCGAGCATGCCGCGCAGCACCTGCTCGGCGATGTCGTCCGGCAGCACCCGGAAGTAGTCGACCGGCGCCCACGGCGTGTGCGAGAAGTGCCCGATGCGCAGGTCGGGCCGCAGCTCCCGCAGCATCCCCGGCACCAGCGTCAGGTGGTAGTCCTGCACGATCGCGACCGCGCCCTCGGCCGCCTCCTCGGCCAGCGCCTCGGCGAAGGCCCGGTTGTACGCCTCGTAGGAGGCCCACCGCCGCCGGAACTCCGCGTCGAAGACCGGCTCCAGGGGCGTCTGGTAGAGCATGTGGTGCACGAACCACAGCACGCTGTTGGCGATCCCGTTGTACGCGTCCGCGTGCACGTCGGCCGGTACGTCCAGCATCCGTACGCCGTCCTCGCCGACCCCGCGCCGCACCGCCTCGCGGTCGCCGTCGCCGAGCGCGGAACACACCCACAGCGCCCCCGCGTCCGGCCCGATGGCCGACAGTCCGGAGACCAGCCCGCCGCCGCCGCGTTTGGCGTGCAGCGAACCGTCCTGACGCACCTCGTACGAGACCGGCCCCCGGTTGGAGGCGACCAGTACCTGAGCAGCACCGAAGCTTGAAGCCATACGCCTCAACCTAGCCCGGCCCCGAAACCCTCAAACGTGGACGGACGGCCCCGCGGCGTCGATTGCGTCACGTGCCTTGTGTGGGCGGTGTGAATGGAATGAGGATGTGCGGTGCACATTTCAACCTTCTGGGGGGTGGGTGCCATGCCCATACGTATGCGTGGACTCGCGGGCGCCGCGGCACTGGTCGCGGCCTCCGCGCTGGCCCTGGCCGGCTGCGGCGACGGGAGCGCCGGTACGCGGACGGCGGACGAGCGACCGGCCTCGGCCAC
Coding sequences within it:
- a CDS encoding alpha,alpha-trehalose-phosphate synthase (UDP-forming), which codes for MASSFGAAQVLVASNRGPVSYEVRQDGSLHAKRGGGGLVSGLSAIGPDAGALWVCSALGDGDREAVRRGVGEDGVRMLDVPADVHADAYNGIANSVLWFVHHMLYQTPLEPVFDAEFRRRWASYEAYNRAFAEALAEEAAEGAVAIVQDYHLTLVPGMLRELRPDLRIGHFSHTPWAPVDYFRVLPDDIAEQVLRGMLGADRLGFLTRRWADAFTACCDALVGGPGGTEIGVHGLGADADFLRQRSHEADVDERMAALRAEIGRGPDGSARRTIVRVDRTELSKNIVRGLLAYRELLVGRPEWRERVVHVAFAYPSRQDLAVYRDYTAEVRRVADSVNAEFGTADWTPVVLHVEDDFARSLAAYRLADVALVNPVRDGMNLVAKEVPVVSDGGCVLVLSREAGAFEELGEDAVAVNPYDVVGTADALHEALSVGPGERAERSKRLAAAGTALPPARWFLEQLTALRD